Proteins encoded together in one Kutzneria kofuensis window:
- the rplR gene encoding 50S ribosomal protein L18 gives MAESTATKRKPVGKDVSTRRRVARARRHFRLRKKISGTPERPRMVVNRSSRHIVVQVIDDIAGHTLVSASSLEADVRAMDGDKKARATKVGQLVAARAKEAGIDKVVFDRGGYDYHGRIAALADAAREAGLEF, from the coding sequence ATGGCTGAGTCCACTGCTACCAAGAGGAAGCCGGTCGGCAAGGACGTGTCGACCCGGCGCCGTGTCGCGCGGGCCCGTCGTCACTTCCGGCTTCGCAAGAAGATCAGCGGCACGCCCGAGCGTCCGCGCATGGTCGTCAACCGCTCCTCGCGGCACATCGTCGTGCAGGTCATCGACGACATCGCCGGCCACACGCTGGTGTCGGCCTCCAGCCTGGAGGCGGACGTGCGCGCGATGGACGGCGACAAGAAGGCCCGCGCCACCAAGGTGGGCCAGCTGGTCGCGGCCCGCGCCAAGGAAGCCGGCATCGACAAGGTCGTCTTCGACCGCGGCGGTTACGACTACCACGGCCGGATCGCCGCGCTGGCGGACGCCGCCCGCGAGGCGGGGCTGGAGTTCTGA
- the map gene encoding type I methionyl aminopeptidase, which translates to MLKRGRGIEIKTRGELEAMRAAGIVVARSLALMAERAAAGVSTAELDELAEQTIRDAGAVPSFKGYHGFPASICASVNDQVVHGIPSRTQVLADGDLISIDCGAILDGWHGDAAVTVLVGPGTDSDRKLSEATRASMHAGIEAAVVGARLTDISFAIESSVLRSDEADGVEYGIVTDYGGHGIGTQMHMEPFLPNFGKPGKGPRLKAGMAIAIEPMLTLGTDQTKELDDGWTVITADGTRAAHWEHSIAITDDGPWILTAPED; encoded by the coding sequence TTGCTCAAGCGAGGTCGCGGTATCGAGATCAAGACGCGCGGCGAGCTGGAGGCGATGCGGGCGGCCGGGATTGTGGTCGCCCGCTCCCTGGCCCTGATGGCCGAGCGGGCCGCCGCCGGCGTCAGCACCGCCGAGCTGGACGAGCTGGCCGAGCAGACCATCCGGGACGCCGGGGCCGTGCCCTCCTTCAAGGGCTACCACGGCTTTCCCGCGTCCATCTGCGCGTCCGTCAACGACCAGGTCGTGCACGGCATTCCGAGCCGCACTCAGGTCCTCGCCGACGGTGACCTCATCTCCATCGACTGCGGCGCCATCCTCGATGGCTGGCACGGTGACGCCGCCGTCACCGTCCTCGTCGGACCTGGCACCGACTCCGACCGCAAGCTCTCCGAGGCCACCCGTGCCTCCATGCATGCCGGCATCGAGGCCGCCGTCGTCGGCGCCCGGCTCACCGACATCTCCTTCGCCATCGAGAGCTCCGTCCTGCGTTCCGACGAGGCCGATGGCGTCGAGTACGGCATCGTCACCGACTACGGCGGCCACGGCATCGGCACCCAGATGCACATGGAGCCGTTCCTGCCGAACTTCGGCAAGCCCGGCAAGGGTCCGCGCCTCAAGGCCGGCATGGCCATCGCCATCGAGCCCATGCTCACCCTCGGCACCGACCAGACCAAGGAACTCGACGACGGCTGGACCGTCATCACCGCCGACGGCACCCGCGCCGCCCACTGGGAACACTCCATCGCCATCACCGACGACGGCCCCTGGATCCTCACCGCCCCCGAGGACTGA
- a CDS encoding type Z 30S ribosomal protein S14 yields MAKKALINKAAGKQKFAVRAYTRCQKCGRPHAVFRKFGLCRICLRTMAHRGELPGVHKSSW; encoded by the coding sequence ATGGCCAAGAAGGCGCTGATCAACAAGGCGGCCGGCAAGCAGAAGTTCGCCGTGCGTGCCTACACCCGCTGCCAGAAGTGCGGCCGTCCGCACGCCGTGTTCCGCAAGTTCGGCCTGTGCCGGATCTGCCTGCGGACCATGGCGCACCGCGGCGAGCTGCCGGGTGTGCACAAGTCCAGCTGGTAA
- the rpmD gene encoding 50S ribosomal protein L30 — MAQLKVTQVKSSIGTKQNHRDSLRTLGLRKIRQSVVREDNPVNRGLIHTVRHLVVVEEVN, encoded by the coding sequence ATGGCGCAGCTCAAGGTGACTCAGGTCAAGAGCAGCATCGGTACCAAGCAGAACCACCGCGACTCGTTGCGGACGCTGGGTCTGCGCAAGATCCGCCAGTCGGTCGTGCGTGAGGACAACCCCGTCAACCGGGGCCTGATCCACACGGTGCGCCACCTGGTGGTCGTGGAGGAGGTCAACTGA
- the rpsD gene encoding 30S ribosomal protein S4 — protein sequence MARYTGPATRISRRLKVDLVGGDQAFERRPYPPGQHGRGRIKESEYLLQMQEKQKARYTYGVLERQFRRYYEEAVRKSGKTGENLLQILESRLDNVIYRAGLARTRRQARQLVSHGHFIVNGHKVNIPSYRVSKWDIIDVKPKSLPTLPFEVAKATFGERPVPAWLQVVPSNLRVLVHQLPERAQIDTPVSEQLIVELYSK from the coding sequence ATGGCTCGTTACACCGGCCCCGCGACGCGCATCTCGCGTCGCCTCAAGGTCGACCTCGTCGGCGGCGACCAGGCTTTTGAGCGCCGTCCGTACCCGCCCGGCCAGCACGGCCGCGGCCGCATCAAGGAGTCCGAGTACCTCCTGCAGATGCAGGAGAAGCAGAAGGCTCGCTACACCTACGGCGTGCTGGAGCGTCAGTTCCGCCGCTACTACGAGGAAGCGGTTCGCAAGTCCGGCAAGACCGGTGAGAACCTGCTGCAGATCCTCGAGTCGCGGCTGGACAACGTCATCTACCGCGCCGGCCTGGCCCGCACCCGCCGCCAGGCTCGCCAGCTGGTCAGCCACGGTCACTTCATCGTGAACGGCCACAAGGTGAACATCCCCAGCTACCGGGTGTCCAAGTGGGACATCATCGACGTGAAGCCGAAGTCGCTGCCGACGCTGCCTTTCGAGGTCGCCAAGGCCACCTTCGGTGAGCGCCCGGTCCCGGCTTGGCTCCAGGTGGTTCCGTCCAACCTGCGTGTTCTCGTGCACCAGCTCCCGGAGCGGGCGCAGATCGACACGCCGGTCTCGGAGCAGCTGATCGTCGAGCTGTACTCGAAGTGA
- a CDS encoding adenylate kinase, translating into MRLVLVGPPGAGKGTQATVLSEKLGVPHISTGDLFRANIAEETPLGLEAKKYLDTGALVPDSVTNAMVKDRLAQSDAQSGFLLDGFPRNTAQADVLAEILAESGESLDAVLELDVPEEVVVERLLARGRADDTEEVVRHRQEVYRSATRPLLDYYDEILVTVDAVGEISEITERALKALRAGV; encoded by the coding sequence GTGAGACTCGTCCTCGTCGGCCCGCCAGGCGCGGGCAAGGGTACTCAGGCAACCGTGCTCAGCGAGAAGCTCGGGGTTCCTCACATCTCCACCGGGGACCTGTTCCGGGCCAACATCGCCGAGGAGACGCCCCTCGGGCTGGAAGCCAAGAAGTACCTGGACACCGGCGCCCTGGTGCCGGACTCGGTGACCAACGCGATGGTCAAGGACCGGTTGGCGCAGTCCGACGCGCAGTCCGGGTTCCTGCTCGACGGCTTCCCGCGCAACACCGCCCAGGCCGATGTGCTGGCCGAGATCCTCGCCGAGTCCGGCGAGTCGCTCGACGCCGTGCTGGAGCTGGACGTGCCCGAGGAGGTCGTCGTCGAGCGGCTGCTCGCCCGTGGCCGGGCCGACGACACCGAGGAGGTCGTGCGGCACCGGCAGGAGGTCTACCGGTCGGCCACTCGGCCGCTGCTGGACTACTACGACGAGATCCTGGTCACCGTCGACGCCGTCGGCGAGATCAGTGAGATCACCGAGCGGGCGCTCAAGGCGCTGCGCGCTGGAGTCTGA
- the rplO gene encoding 50S ribosomal protein L15, translated as MTIKIHHLRPAPGAKTAKTRVGRGEGSKGKTAGRGTKGTGARKNVPARFEGGNLPLHMRLPKLKGFRNPFRTEYQVVNVADLARLFPQGGAVDVAALVAAGAVRKNELVKVLGDGDIAGVKLDVTAHKFSGSAVEKITAAGGTVTTL; from the coding sequence ATGACCATCAAGATCCACCACCTCCGCCCGGCTCCCGGCGCCAAGACGGCGAAGACCCGGGTCGGCCGCGGTGAGGGTTCCAAGGGCAAGACCGCGGGTCGCGGCACCAAGGGCACCGGCGCACGCAAGAACGTGCCGGCTCGCTTCGAGGGTGGCAACCTGCCGCTGCACATGCGGCTGCCGAAGCTCAAGGGCTTCCGCAACCCGTTCCGCACCGAGTACCAGGTCGTGAACGTCGCCGACCTGGCCCGCCTGTTCCCGCAGGGCGGCGCCGTCGACGTGGCCGCCCTGGTGGCCGCGGGCGCCGTTCGCAAGAACGAGCTGGTGAAGGTGCTGGGCGACGGCGACATCGCTGGCGTCAAGCTCGACGTCACCGCGCACAAGTTCTCCGGCAGCGCGGTGGAGAAGATCACCGCGGCTGGTGGCACCGTCACCACGCTGTGA
- the infA gene encoding translation initiation factor IF-1, producing MGKKDGAIEVEGRVVEPLPNAMFRVELENGHKVLAHISGKMRQHYIRILPEDRVVVELSPYDLSRGRIVYRYK from the coding sequence ATGGGCAAGAAGGACGGGGCCATCGAGGTCGAGGGCCGCGTGGTCGAGCCACTCCCCAACGCGATGTTCCGAGTCGAGTTGGAGAACGGCCACAAGGTTCTCGCGCACATCAGCGGCAAGATGCGGCAGCACTACATCCGTATCCTGCCGGAGGACCGGGTTGTCGTGGAGCTGTCGCCCTACGACCTGTCCCGCGGCCGAATCGTCTACCGCTACAAGTGA
- the secY gene encoding preprotein translocase subunit SecY — protein sequence MLGAFRSALATPDLRRKILFTLGILALYRLGSQLPSPGVNFGNVQQCIQNVDQSGVYGLISLFSGGALLQLSVFSLGILPYITASIIIQLLTVVIPRFEQLKKEGQAGQNKLTQYTRYLTVALAILQSTGIIALATRGQLFGSCPAQVIPDQSLFSLSVVVITMTAGTAIIMWFGELITERGVGNGMSILMFTSIAARIPNEGQTILQQGGGLVFTAICLFGLLIIGFVIFLEQAQRRIPVQYAKRMIGRRMYGGTSTYLPLKVNQAGVIPVIFASSLLYLPQLIISLTTNQGGSGSWQQWIQSYIVDPSSWGHIALYFALIIFFTYFYVAITFNPDERADEMRKFGGFIPGIRPGRPTSEYLTYVLNRITLPGSLYLGLVAVLPTFFLSVTGSNGTNNNFPFGGTAVLIMVGVGLDTIKQIESQLMQRNYEGFLR from the coding sequence GTGCTTGGCGCCTTCCGCTCGGCTCTCGCGACGCCGGACTTGCGCCGCAAGATCCTTTTCACGTTGGGGATCCTTGCGCTGTATCGGCTGGGCTCGCAGCTGCCTTCCCCGGGCGTGAACTTCGGAAACGTTCAGCAGTGCATCCAGAACGTGGACCAAAGCGGTGTCTACGGCCTGATCAGCCTGTTCAGCGGTGGCGCGTTGCTCCAGCTGTCGGTGTTCTCGCTGGGCATCCTTCCGTACATCACGGCGAGCATCATCATCCAGCTGCTGACGGTGGTGATCCCGCGCTTCGAGCAGCTGAAGAAGGAAGGCCAGGCCGGCCAGAACAAGCTGACCCAGTACACCCGGTACCTGACGGTCGCGCTGGCCATCCTGCAGTCCACCGGCATCATCGCGCTGGCCACCCGTGGCCAGCTGTTCGGTTCCTGCCCGGCGCAGGTCATCCCGGACCAGAGCCTGTTCTCGCTGAGCGTTGTCGTCATCACCATGACCGCGGGCACCGCGATCATCATGTGGTTCGGCGAGCTCATCACCGAGCGCGGTGTCGGCAACGGCATGTCGATTCTGATGTTCACCTCGATCGCCGCCCGCATCCCGAACGAGGGCCAGACCATCCTGCAGCAGGGTGGCGGCCTGGTGTTCACCGCGATCTGCCTGTTCGGCCTGCTGATCATCGGCTTCGTCATCTTCCTCGAGCAGGCGCAGCGCCGGATCCCGGTGCAGTACGCCAAGCGGATGATCGGCCGCCGGATGTACGGCGGCACCTCGACCTACCTGCCGCTGAAGGTCAACCAGGCGGGCGTCATCCCGGTCATCTTCGCCTCGTCGCTGCTCTACCTGCCGCAGCTGATCATCTCGCTGACCACCAACCAGGGCGGCAGTGGCAGCTGGCAGCAGTGGATCCAGAGCTACATCGTCGACCCGAGCAGCTGGGGCCACATCGCGCTGTACTTCGCGCTGATCATCTTCTTCACGTACTTCTACGTGGCGATCACGTTCAACCCCGACGAGCGCGCCGACGAGATGCGCAAGTTCGGCGGCTTCATCCCCGGCATCCGCCCGGGCCGGCCGACGTCGGAGTACCTCACCTACGTGCTGAACCGGATCACGCTGCCCGGCTCGCTGTACCTGGGCCTGGTCGCCGTGCTGCCCACCTTCTTCCTCAGCGTCACCGGGTCGAACGGCACGAACAACAACTTCCCGTTCGGCGGCACCGCTGTGCTGATCATGGTTGGCGTCGGTCTCGACACGATCAAGCAGATCGAGAGCCAGCTCATGCAGCGCAACTACGAAGGGTTCCTGCGCTAG
- the rpsE gene encoding 30S ribosomal protein S5, with amino-acid sequence MPGRTRREGGGGERGERRDRRDGGRGGAAQEKTPHLERVVAINRVAKVVKGGRRFSFTALVIVGDGDGMVGVGYGKAKEVPAAIAKGVEEAKKNFFRVPRIGGTIPHPIQGEKAAGVVLLRPASAGTGVIAGGPVRAVLECAGVHDVLSKSLGSDNAINIVHATVAALKGLQRPEEVAARRGLPLEDVAPAGMLRARAGQGV; translated from the coding sequence ATGCCGGGACGCACGCGTCGCGAAGGCGGCGGTGGCGAGCGCGGAGAGCGCCGCGACCGTCGTGACGGTGGCCGTGGCGGGGCGGCCCAGGAGAAGACCCCGCACCTCGAGCGCGTCGTCGCCATCAACCGGGTGGCGAAGGTCGTCAAGGGTGGTCGTCGGTTCAGCTTCACCGCGCTGGTGATCGTCGGCGACGGCGACGGCATGGTGGGCGTCGGCTACGGCAAGGCCAAGGAAGTTCCGGCCGCCATCGCCAAGGGTGTCGAGGAGGCGAAGAAGAACTTCTTCCGCGTGCCTCGCATCGGCGGCACCATCCCGCACCCGATCCAGGGCGAGAAGGCCGCCGGCGTGGTGCTGCTGCGCCCGGCCAGCGCCGGTACCGGTGTCATTGCCGGTGGCCCGGTGCGCGCCGTCCTGGAGTGCGCGGGTGTGCACGACGTGCTGAGCAAGTCGCTGGGCAGCGACAACGCCATCAACATCGTGCACGCCACCGTGGCCGCCCTGAAGGGCCTGCAGCGCCCCGAGGAGGTCGCCGCCCGCCGTGGCCTGCCGCTGGAGGACGTCGCTCCCGCCGGCATGCTGCGTGCCCGTGCCGGGCAGGGGGTGTGA
- the rpsM gene encoding 30S ribosomal protein S13: protein MARLAGVDLPREKRMEIALTYIFGIGRTRSKELLAATGISPDLRAKDLGDDDLAKLREHIEANYKVEGDLRREVQADIRRKMEIGCYEGLRHRRGLPVRGQRTKTNARTRKGPKKTVAGKKKAGKK, encoded by the coding sequence ATGGCACGACTCGCTGGCGTCGACCTCCCCCGCGAAAAGCGGATGGAGATCGCGCTGACCTACATCTTCGGCATTGGCCGGACTCGCTCGAAGGAGCTCCTGGCCGCGACGGGCATCAGCCCGGACCTGCGGGCCAAGGACCTGGGCGACGACGACCTCGCCAAGCTGCGTGAGCACATCGAGGCCAACTACAAGGTCGAGGGTGACCTCCGCCGCGAGGTCCAGGCCGACATCCGTCGCAAGATGGAGATCGGCTGCTACGAGGGGCTTCGGCACCGTCGTGGGCTTCCCGTGCGTGGTCAGCGGACGAAGACCAACGCCCGCACCCGCAAGGGCCCGAAGAAGACGGTGGCCGGCAAGAAGAAGGCCGGTAAGAAGTAA
- the rpmJ gene encoding 50S ribosomal protein L36, translating to MKVQPSVKKICDKCKVIRRHGRVMVICDNLRHKQRQG from the coding sequence GTGAAGGTCCAGCCGAGCGTCAAGAAGATCTGCGACAAGTGCAAGGTGATCCGCCGCCACGGCCGGGTCATGGTGATCTGCGACAACCTGCGCCACAAGCAGCGCCAGGGCTGA
- a CDS encoding DUF1707 domain-containing protein: protein MEQPVPPDARRVSDADRGLVAGQLKKAHAEGRLDLDEFDERTRKVWAARTFGDLAEVTADLPDVRQPVPWSRSELAQEPTPASRPTAEVARRPQGRGATVMRVATGAWFAASLVNFVIWAIVVFTEGMVYPWWIWVAGPWGALLVAGYILGIGRDNRA from the coding sequence GTGGAGCAGCCAGTGCCGCCGGATGCGAGGCGGGTGTCGGATGCGGACCGCGGGCTGGTGGCGGGCCAGCTGAAGAAGGCGCACGCGGAGGGCCGCCTCGACCTGGACGAGTTCGACGAGCGGACCCGCAAGGTGTGGGCGGCGCGGACGTTCGGCGATCTGGCGGAGGTGACGGCGGACCTGCCGGACGTGCGTCAACCGGTGCCGTGGTCGCGGTCGGAGCTGGCACAGGAGCCGACGCCGGCGAGCCGGCCGACGGCGGAGGTGGCGAGGCGGCCGCAAGGGCGCGGGGCGACGGTGATGCGGGTCGCGACGGGCGCCTGGTTCGCGGCGAGCCTGGTCAACTTCGTGATCTGGGCGATCGTGGTGTTCACCGAGGGCATGGTCTACCCGTGGTGGATCTGGGTGGCCGGCCCCTGGGGAGCCCTGCTGGTCGCGGGCTACATCCTGGGCATCGGACGCGACAACCGGGCGTGA
- the truA gene encoding tRNA pseudouridine(38-40) synthase TruA: protein MTSVHDEPATPAGDGGLVRVRLDLGYDGTEFSGWARQPARRTVCGVLEDALSQVFRRPLTLTVAGRTDAGVHASGQVAHVDLPVESDVDGLAKRLSRILPADVRVFRATRVPDEFDARFSALRRHYAYRVADAPFGADPLRRLDTISWPRPLSLAAMSEASRLLLGEHDFVAFCKRREGATTIRELQRLEWSRGDDDVLTAAVSADAFCHSMVRSLVGALLAVGEGREPVDWPASLLRSTERSSSVTVAPPHGLTLVRVDYPADQDLAARAAITRNVRVSSAS from the coding sequence GTGACGTCTGTCCACGACGAGCCCGCCACCCCCGCCGGGGATGGCGGGCTCGTCCGCGTTCGGCTGGACCTCGGTTACGACGGCACCGAGTTCTCCGGCTGGGCCCGCCAGCCCGCCCGGCGCACGGTGTGCGGTGTGCTGGAGGACGCGCTGTCCCAGGTGTTCCGCCGGCCGCTGACGCTGACCGTGGCCGGTCGCACCGACGCCGGCGTGCACGCCAGCGGGCAGGTGGCGCACGTCGACCTGCCCGTCGAGTCCGACGTGGACGGCCTGGCCAAGCGGCTGTCCCGCATCCTGCCCGCCGACGTGCGGGTGTTCCGGGCGACCCGGGTGCCCGACGAGTTCGACGCCCGGTTCTCCGCGCTGCGCCGGCACTACGCGTACCGCGTGGCCGACGCCCCCTTCGGCGCCGACCCGCTGCGCCGGCTGGACACGATCTCCTGGCCGCGGCCGTTGTCGCTGGCGGCCATGTCCGAGGCGTCCCGGCTGCTGCTCGGCGAGCACGACTTCGTCGCCTTCTGCAAGCGGCGCGAGGGTGCCACCACCATCCGCGAGCTCCAGCGGCTGGAGTGGAGCCGCGGCGACGACGACGTGCTCACCGCCGCCGTCTCCGCCGACGCCTTCTGCCACTCCATGGTCCGCAGCCTGGTCGGGGCCCTGCTCGCCGTCGGCGAGGGCCGCGAGCCCGTCGACTGGCCGGCCTCGCTGCTGCGCTCGACCGAACGCTCCAGCTCCGTCACCGTCGCCCCGCCGCACGGCCTGACCCTGGTCCGCGTCGACTACCCCGCGGACCAGGACCTGGCCGCCCGCGCCGCGATCACCCGCAACGTCCGGGTCAGCAGCGCTAGCTGA
- the rplQ gene encoding 50S ribosomal protein L17, whose translation MPTPTKGARLGGSPAHERLLLANLATALFTHGRIKTTEAKARKLRPLAERLISKAKRGDLHNRREVLKTIRDKDVLHKLFAEIGPHFADRNGGYTRIVKTMPRKGDNAPMAVIELIADKLVTTEAEKARGTKFAKDEAAAAPAAEVVETPAAEEAADEATETEAVAEAEETTEAEDKKSE comes from the coding sequence ATGCCGACCCCCACCAAGGGCGCCCGGCTTGGCGGGTCTCCGGCCCACGAGCGGCTGCTGCTGGCCAACCTGGCCACCGCGCTGTTCACCCACGGGCGGATCAAGACCACCGAGGCCAAGGCGCGCAAGCTGCGTCCGCTCGCGGAGCGGCTGATCAGCAAGGCCAAGCGCGGCGACCTGCACAACCGTCGTGAGGTCCTCAAGACCATCCGCGACAAGGACGTGCTGCACAAGCTGTTCGCCGAGATCGGCCCGCACTTCGCCGACCGCAACGGTGGCTACACCCGCATCGTGAAGACCATGCCCCGCAAGGGCGACAACGCCCCGATGGCCGTGATCGAGCTGATCGCGGACAAGCTGGTCACCACCGAGGCCGAGAAGGCCCGCGGCACCAAGTTCGCCAAGGACGAGGCCGCTGCCGCCCCGGCCGCCGAGGTCGTCGAGACCCCGGCCGCCGAGGAGGCCGCTGACGAGGCCACCGAGACCGAGGCTGTCGCCGAGGCCGAGGAGACCACCGAGGCTGAGGACAAGAAGTCCGAGTGA
- the rpsK gene encoding 30S ribosomal protein S11 yields the protein MPPKTRSGAGVKKIRRKEKKNVSHGHAHIKSTFNNTIVSITDPTGAVIAWASAGHVGFKGSRKSTPFAAQMAAENAARKAAEHGMRKVDVFVKGPGSGRETAIRSLQAAGLEVGTIQDVTPQPHNGCRPPKRRRV from the coding sequence ATGCCACCCAAGACTCGCTCCGGCGCCGGGGTCAAGAAGATCCGGCGCAAGGAGAAGAAGAACGTCTCGCACGGGCACGCCCACATCAAGAGCACGTTCAACAACACGATCGTCTCCATCACGGACCCGACCGGCGCCGTGATCGCGTGGGCCTCCGCCGGCCATGTCGGCTTCAAGGGCTCCCGCAAGTCCACGCCGTTCGCCGCGCAGATGGCCGCCGAGAACGCCGCCCGCAAGGCGGCCGAGCACGGCATGCGCAAGGTCGACGTGTTCGTGAAGGGCCCCGGCTCCGGCCGGGAGACCGCGATCCGTTCGCTGCAGGCGGCGGGCCTCGAGGTCGGAACCATCCAGGACGTGACCCCGCAGCCCCACAACGGCTGCCGCCCGCCCAAGCGGCGCCGGGTCTGA
- the rplF gene encoding 50S ribosomal protein L6, whose translation MSRIGRLPITVPSGVDVKIDGQLVNVKGPKGTLEHTVAEPIKIERAEDGTLQVTRPDDERLSRSLHGLSRTLINNLIIGVTQGYEKKMEITGVGYRVQLKGSDLEFALGYSHPVPVKAPQGITFVVETPTKFSVQGIDKQLVGEVAANIRKLRKPDPYKGKGVRYAGEKIRRKVGKTGK comes from the coding sequence ATGTCGCGCATTGGAAGGCTGCCCATCACCGTCCCCTCCGGGGTCGACGTGAAGATCGACGGTCAGCTGGTGAACGTGAAGGGGCCGAAGGGCACCCTGGAGCACACCGTGGCCGAGCCGATCAAGATCGAGCGGGCCGAGGACGGCACGCTCCAGGTGACCCGGCCGGACGACGAGCGCCTCTCGCGCTCGCTGCACGGCCTGTCCCGCACGCTGATCAACAACCTGATCATCGGCGTGACCCAGGGTTACGAGAAGAAGATGGAGATCACCGGCGTCGGCTACCGCGTGCAGCTCAAGGGTTCCGACCTGGAGTTCGCGCTGGGTTACAGCCACCCCGTGCCGGTGAAGGCGCCGCAGGGCATCACCTTCGTGGTGGAGACCCCGACCAAGTTCTCCGTCCAGGGCATCGACAAGCAGTTGGTCGGCGAGGTCGCCGCCAACATCCGCAAGCTGCGCAAGCCCGACCCGTACAAGGGCAAGGGCGTGCGCTACGCGGGCGAGAAGATCCGCCGCAAGGTCGGGAAGACGGGTAAGTGA
- the rpsH gene encoding 30S ribosomal protein S8: MTMTDPIADMLTRLRNANSAYHDEVVMPHSKLKANIAEILKREGYIAGYRDQQGEKGKNLVVELKYGPNRERSIAGVRRVSKPGLRVYAKSTNLPKVLGGLGVAIISTSGGLVTDRQAGKQGVGGEVLAYVW; encoded by the coding sequence ATGACGATGACCGACCCGATCGCAGACATGTTGACGCGTCTGCGGAACGCAAACTCGGCATACCACGACGAGGTCGTGATGCCGCACTCGAAGCTCAAGGCGAACATCGCCGAGATCCTCAAGCGCGAGGGCTACATCGCCGGCTACCGCGACCAGCAGGGCGAGAAGGGCAAGAACCTTGTCGTCGAGCTGAAGTACGGCCCGAACCGGGAGCGGAGCATCGCCGGCGTCCGGCGCGTGTCCAAGCCGGGTCTGCGGGTCTACGCGAAGTCGACCAACCTGCCCAAGGTGCTCGGTGGGCTGGGTGTCGCCATCATCTCCACCTCCGGCGGTCTGGTGACCGACCGGCAGGCGGGCAAGCAGGGTGTGGGCGGGGAAGTCCTCGCCTACGTGTGGTGA
- a CDS encoding DNA-directed RNA polymerase subunit alpha produces MLISQRPTLAEEPINDTRSRFVIEPLEPGFGYTLGNSIRRTLLSSIPGAAVTSIRIDGVLHEFTTVPGVKEDVTDIILNLKELVVSSEEDEPVTMYLRKQGPGAVTAGDIVPPAGVTVHNPDLHIATLNAKGKLEIELVVERGRGYVPAVQNKQAGAEIGRIPVDSIYSPVLKVTYKVEATRVEQRTDFDKLILDVETKPSITPRDAVASAGKTLVELFGLARELNVDAEGIEIGPSPAEADTIAAFAMPIEDLDLTVRSYNCLKREGIHTVGELVSRSEADLLDIRNFGAKSIDEVKLKLVGLGLALKDSPPGFDPSVAATDFPADAGWSDAGVDSHHDDGQDYAETEQL; encoded by the coding sequence GTGCTCATCTCTCAGCGACCCACGCTCGCCGAGGAGCCCATCAACGACACCCGGTCCCGGTTCGTCATCGAGCCGCTGGAGCCCGGGTTCGGCTACACGTTGGGCAACTCGATCCGGCGCACGCTGCTGTCGTCCATCCCGGGCGCGGCCGTGACCAGCATCCGGATCGACGGCGTGCTGCACGAGTTCACCACGGTTCCCGGGGTGAAGGAGGATGTCACCGACATCATCCTGAACCTCAAGGAGCTGGTCGTGTCCTCCGAGGAGGACGAGCCGGTGACCATGTACCTGCGCAAGCAGGGCCCCGGCGCGGTGACCGCGGGCGACATCGTGCCGCCGGCCGGTGTCACCGTGCACAACCCCGACCTGCACATCGCCACCCTCAACGCCAAGGGCAAGTTGGAGATCGAGCTCGTCGTCGAGCGCGGTCGCGGCTACGTCCCGGCGGTGCAGAACAAGCAGGCCGGCGCCGAGATCGGCCGGATCCCGGTCGACTCGATCTACTCGCCGGTGCTGAAGGTGACGTACAAGGTCGAGGCCACTCGTGTCGAGCAGCGCACCGACTTCGACAAGCTGATCCTGGACGTGGAGACCAAGCCGTCGATCACGCCCCGGGACGCCGTCGCGTCCGCGGGCAAGACGCTGGTCGAGCTCTTCGGGCTGGCCCGTGAGCTCAATGTCGACGCTGAGGGCATCGAGATCGGCCCGTCGCCGGCCGAGGCGGACACCATCGCCGCGTTCGCGATGCCGATCGAGGACCTGGACCTCACCGTCCGGTCCTACAACTGCCTCAAGCGTGAGGGCATCCACACCGTCGGGGAGCTGGTCTCGCGCAGCGAGGCCGACCTGCTCGACATCCGCAACTTCGGCGCCAAGTCGATCGACGAGGTCAAGCTCAAGCTCGTCGGCCTCGGCCTCGCGCTGAAGGACAGCCCGCCCGGGTTCGACCCGTCGGTCGCCGCGACCGACTTCCCGGCCGACGCGGGCTGGTCCGACGCGGGCGTGGACAGCCACCACGACGACGGCCAGGACTACGCAGAGACTGAGCAGCTCTGA